The sequence GCTCTCTCTTGATCATCTCAGTAGCCACTCTTGCTTATTACTGTATGATGCTTCTTGTTTATTCAAAGCGTAAGCTTGAATCACAATTTGAAGCTGTCAGAATCTCATCTTTTGGTGATTTGGGATTTGCTGTGTGTGGACCTGTCGGTCGCATTGTTGTTGATGCTATGATTGTCCTCTCCCAGGCATGTTTTTCAGTGGGATATATGATTTTCATAGCTAATACTTTAGTATACCTGTTCAATTCTTCTGGAGCACAAACAAATCCCAAAATCTTGGGATTTTCGCCTAAATCAATGTATATATGGGGTTGTTTCCCATTTCAGTTGGGGTTGAATTCAATTCCAACACTGACCCTTTTAGCCCCTTTGAGTATTTTTGCTGAAATTGTTGATTTAGGAGCTTTGGGTGTAGTGATGGTTGAAGATGTGATGATTGGTATCAAGAATAGGCCTAGTTTAGAAATGTTTGGTGGATTCAGCGTATTGTTTTATGGTCTTGGTGTGGCTATTTATGCTTTTGAAGCTATGGGAATGGTTTTGCCTCTGGAATCTGAGACAAGAGACAAAGACGAATTTGGAAAAATATTGGGTTTGTCAATGGCCTTTGTAACATTTGTATATAGTGCTTTTGGAGCATTGGGTTACTTTGCCTTTGGAGAAGAGACCAAGGATATAATCACTACTAATTTTGGGCAGGGACTGGTTAGCAGCCTGGTACAGATTGGCCTTTGCATAGACCTCTTCTTGGCTTTGCCATTGATGATGAATCCAGTTTATGAAGTGATGGAAAGGAGATTCTGTGAAGGCAGATACTGCTTGTGGCTGAGATGGCTTGTCATTTTGACAGTCCCTTTTGTGGCATTGACAGCACCCAATTTTGCTGATTTCACATCACTTGTTGGGAGCAGTGTTTGTGTTGTTTTGGGGTTTGTGTTGCCTGCTTTGTTTCACTTGATTGCCTTTAAAGATGAGCTTGGCTGGTATAGTTTGGCTTTGGATGCTGCATTTATCGTCATGGGCACAGGTTTTGCCGTCTATGGAACCTCTTCTTCCCTGATTAAGATCTTTTCACAAGTGGCTTAGTTATTTCTCTGTTTTTTATGTGAACAGATTTTCAGAAGATGCATATTATGCACCTTCGGTCAATCTATTGAGTGTTTGCTCTTCAATAGGTGATTAACAAGGTTCACCTTTGTTTTTTCATACTGGTGATAAATTTGTCAAGTTACCCTTGCCGATGATAAACAGCATAGTTGTTGAACACCTAGATAAGTCCTTGAGTTGTGGCAGGGGCATTGACATATTGCCTTTTCACACTGGCATAAGTGGGTTTCTGAAGCAACATGCTAAGCAAATGATGAATGAAGCCTTTAGACTGACGAAAAGTAAATAATACCCTAACTTATAAAATGTGCATAAACTCACCTTACGAAATTAGGATATTAATGTTAGGATGGATGAACAGAAAGGCTAAAAGTTCATATTTCTTCGACCTGTGCAAGATAACAGGATACTTCTTCCTCGATCAAGATTCAAGACATTACACCTAATTAGCAATATAACCCTTTAAATAGGTCAGGTATAATGTAATATTCTACATCTGAAACTAGAGACATCCGCAAGCATTAAAATAACTTGCTAGGAATTCCCCCACCTCCTAAACCAAcaatacatacataaaaataaacGACAACATAAGATTCACTTCTTTTACTACGAATCCATGATTCAATTTAGTTCAGCAATACAGCACAGTGATAAGATGGGAGCACAAAATTCACGGCTTTGCAAGCCGAAGGATGACTATGaactacacacacacacaaaaaaaaaaggcTCAGCTACAGAGATACCGAATCCACTCCTAAACCAAAATCTCTCAAATATTAACTGATAAAAAATGCTCATGATACACTTTATACATTCAATATTGGTGAACCAGCAAAAGTTCTGTCCACTTTGAAGTCCGAAAAAATAATGTGGTAGTTGAGGTCAAAattcacaagaaaaaaaataaaaaatcaagctAATAAAATAATGCAACACAGCTTATCGTGACGCTAAAGCATGCCGCACACATCTTTAACTAGTCACAGCATTACATACCTACAAACAACAAACTGGCCAAACgataaaaatgaaatagaattaaAAAAGGACTTCGTACTAATACTCCATCATCCCATCAAAACGCTTTCCAACTATCAGAATCTCTCCTTGGTGTCTGACTCTCTGCTGACGTCTTAAATGGCCCACTTGACCCAAATGGATCTGCATCATCAAAAGATGTGAAACCATGACCTTGATCTGTGTCCCTGGTGCTACGCATGGAATCAAACCTACTTAGAGATTCACGAGGAGGAAAGAGCCCAAAATTATAGTCGGAGTCTGCAGTGCTGCGAAATGAATCGAACCTAGCAAATGAGTCCCGCTGCTGGAATGAAGCATGATCATAGTCAGAGTCTCTAGTGCTGCGCATGGAATCAAATCTTGAAAGAGAGTCACGAGTGCCAAAGGGGCCACTATCATTCATGTTAAAGGAATCAAATCTTGAAAAAGAGTCACGAGATCCAAAGGGGCCACTATCATTCGTGTTAAAGGAATCAAATCTGGAGAAGCTGTTCGAGTTTTCTGCAAACCCTTCACTAAGTCTTCGAGGCGAGTTTGTTGAACTGTACATAGGTGTGCTTGGAACTGAGTCCCCGAAGGCAAATGGACTCTTATTCTGGAACATATTATCTGCATTTGGGGAACCTCCTGAATTATGAGCTGGTGTGCTAGGCACAGAATCAAAGAAGGGACTTTGCCTCGAGAACAAGGTATCAGTCTGAGTGAATCCAGCGTTGTAACTTGGGGTGCTTGGAACAGAATCAAAGAAAGGGCTTTGCTTGGGTAAGGTATTGTCTGAATAACTGAATCCAGTATTGTAACTTGGGGTGCTAGGAACAGAATCAAAGAAAGGGCTTTGCTTTGGGAGCGTGTTGTCTAACCCAGCATTGTAACTTGGGGTACTAGGAACAGAATCAAAGAAAGGGCTTTGCTTTGGGAACGTGCTGTCTAACCCTGCATTGTAACTTGGGGTGCTAGGAACAGAATCAAAAGATGGCATTTGCTTCGGTAGAGTGTTGATGGACTGTTTGGACCCCGTCTTAATAGGAGTTAATCCCCAATCATCagcttcaaaaagagaagattcCTTGAGATTGTCATGATCTGAATCCTGCATAAACAAAGAAAGCAAGCGATATAATGTGGACTTCCAGCCTTTAAATAATGCCAAAGGTATTCTTCCAAACGAGACAAACTCTGCAAACAAGTAGAAGGTTGCCCACACAATAACGTTCTTCAACATGCAAAGGCCTACATCTAACCTAGCAgttggaaaagtgaaaaaaaagaaaatgcaaaataaTCTATTTACCTTTGCAACAGAATTGACATCCCATGCGGCATCAGAGTCGAAGTTGGTATCAAATGTACCCCAGCCGGATTCACCAAAACCTTTGTCCCTCGAGAACACAGATTCAGTACCCCAGTGTTCACTGCACTCGTAAAATTAAATGAAGAAATTCAGATTTCAAGGGAACTGTACAATAATTTGTAGAAGGTGGAATCCCTCTACAATTGAGTATTCAACGCAATTTCTCGTCATTGAAAAACAAGAAGCACATGATATACTGAATCACCAAAAAGAGGAAGAGAACCACCACATTACCTTTGGGCAGCATGAGGTGAACCATCAAAACTAGTGTTCTTCCTGTACAGAAGATTTTCAGAATTCTTTATCTGGAAAACAAGAGAGCATGAAAGATTAAATGGTCCAAAAGAAGAGAGAACCACCACATTACCTTTGGGCACCATGAGGTGAACCATCAAAGTTGACATCCTTCCCATACATAGACTCTTGCGATTCTTTTGTCGGGCTTTCAACTGCATTACTCCTTGATGGACTATCAGTTGGACTTCTTGCTGTTTGCTCACGTCCATGTGCAGATTCCACGTCACTAACACCTCTAGCTTGTACATGTTTGGGCAGCTTATCTATCTTTGCATCAGTGTCAGCATCAGCAGATGATTTTCCAGAATCATGTTCAGCTAAAGAAGATGCTTTCTCGCGAACCAATGAAAACTTTGGTTTAGGTGGGGCAATGACGTTTTTTACATCAAGTGTGAGCTCTTTCACAAAAGTGAATCCTGAAATAAAGAAGATTCAACAATAAAGTTggcaaaatttaataaatttctaCAGCCCTCACATCCAAAAGCAacccaaagaagaaagagagCTGATTCAACGGCCTCTGGAGGCATTTTGAGCGTCAACACTTTGATTTACAAGCTGCTTTCTTAAAACATACCTTCATCTTCAAACTTATCCCACTCTTCATCCCAGTCTGCTGCAACCTCTTGGATGCCTGGTTGCCAACCTTCGAAAATACAATTAATGATATGAGAAAGCATTTGAAAAGAATTTATATCAAAGAAAATTACAGGCCAGAAACACGTTGAACTTAGGTTACACAAATTTGACACTTATGACAGTAACACAAATTTGCCACTTGTGAGTGTGGCTAAAGCTATACATCATGCACCTCCTACTTGGCCCCACAAATTGCTGACCAACTGAAAATACAATGGATCTCCAAACAAAATTAGCATCATATCATGAACAAAATGATGATGAGGTAAATGTAAAAGGGGAAGACCTTGGAGGTTTCTTAAGAGATATACTGGCTAAAAGAGTCACATCCATAAACAGCCAGCAATTTGTTAATGCCTCAATAAAGAATACACTAAAACTGACTAGAAGCATGGAAGACTTCAGCTTGAGATTGACCAGTGACTTTTGTATCTCCATTAAAGGCGGTCGAATATCCAGCTAAAGTGCCTCATCATTAATACTTTTTGCAAGCCCATCCAGCTCATTATATTATTGGCCAAGAATCAAGATAGGTGAAACTCAAATGGCACTTCTAAGTACAGAACAAACTCCGCTAGAACAACAATTTCTTCCAGGGAACCATTTTTAATCATCAAGATTCTTCTCGGGAACACTAACTAGTCAGTCACAATTCAGCACACAATAACAAGGCACTAGAGATATATTTTCAAAACAGACttctttattatattttactgaatttaaaataaaaatatagcaatTGATGAGATAACCAAATGAAAGCTTATTCATCACTGAAAGAACAAAAAGACTACTACAATTACCAAATGGAAGCTCAAGCAGTGTAGTTGGTTTAGCTCGTAACCCATAAGTTTTGCACCGTTCATTCAGTGATTTTACTAGCTCCTCAAGGTTCACCTGAATGTGACTAGCACGGTCCTATAAAAGAAAAACTTCTGCTTCAGAAAAGTTCTACTTATCTCTACCAACTTGAGCAGTGAAACAATATTCCAACCTGGATACCATCAGTCTTGCCATCTTGATCCATTTTAACAATTTCCTTGTATAGCTCCATTTTTTTCTCCTATAAAAGGTAAAGCAACACAACAACATTTAAAAGCAAGCCAATTTCACATGATTTACaagaaaatatgagaaaaggaTGTTAACTTTACATCAATGCATTcgacaaaaaatccaaaaatacctGAATATCCCGAAAAGTGGCCTCCTCAATTGTCAATTTAGAAGCAACATCTCCTGTCTGCTTGTACTTCTCTTCATATTTTTTAGCCAATATCTCAACCTGTCAACTTCTCCATTTTAAGTTAAACAACATATATGAGATGCAGTTTCCCTATGTTTAGAAAAGTTTACCTCTCTTTTGTCAGCAGAAGTTCTTTGAGTGATCTCATTTAGTCTATTGTCACAACGGCTTTTGTATAAAATCTGGTAAAAGAAATAACAGTAGAAAGCAGACCATTTTAGCATTGAAGGTTCTCCTCTTTTTGGTATACAGATCGTATACGGGGTTTCCACAATTGTTAAAGAAATTATTTacctaaaccaaaaaaaatagatatatagctCTTTGACTataactgattgaacttgagGTGCATAAAGATCAGACACTCACTATTTCTTGCATCTTTGCATGGTAGAACtgaattttttcttttgcttccaAAATTTCCTTCTCCAATTCCATGACCTTCAATATTATAGCATAGAGGAGGGAAATTGTATTAATAAATTTGGCAGTTGCAAGCACTTGGAAGTAAAGCAAAAGCACCAACCGACATAAGAAGAGGCTCCACtagaattaaattatattcaaacATGAAGATCCAACTCTGATCCTCCATAGCATCAGATTAACAATTAAGGAAATTCACAAATGTCAAATATTCTTTGATTGTAGTTCTCTAAACACTCAGAAAGAATGAAGAGTTAGTGCTATAACTTTGATGGCCTGATAACCAAGGAAATTATGCAAGCCAGACACTATCCACACCCATGCATATAATTCACATTCTGAAGCAAATTAATTGTAGCATTCTTGTTTAACACATCACACAAACTATTTTGTCAATTGGTTCCTAAAGAGAAGTACTCATTTTCCTTCCAGTACATCAGAtccaacaaataaatataatataatctagTTCTGAAACAAAAGAACACAGAACACGCCAGCAAATCATGTCAAGTTTCCTGCAATGCACAAAACTGCATTCTGTTGCAAGTGTTACAATTTTGGTTGTCGTATTCACACACTTCACTGGTACACACATACGGTTCAAGATCTATTCTCAAATTACCATTCATTTTCTAATTTGTTTCGTTAAAGACCCTATTCATGTAATTTAAAATGCAGATAATCttggaaaaaggaagaaaatatttGACGAACCGAGAAAAAGTAAGACGAAAGGAAATAGCAGCTGAGAGGAACAGTTTAATTTCACCTTCTTTTCTGCATCAGTTGCTTCCTGGAACTTTGAATTCAATGCATCCTGTTCCTCTTGACTAAGTTGGTCAACAAGATGCTTTTCCAGTGCAGGAACTTTAGGCTTCTGTTGACCAGGCTGCACAGCTTCATTGGGCTGGGGCATGGGAACTGGACGTGGAGGCTTCCCCGGAGCACCAGGAGCCATTTGTCCTGGACCCCTTGGCACCTGTGTTTGCTGGGAGGCTGGAAAACAGAGGAAGGATGAGACTGaatcaaaagataaaaataggaAGGAAATTCTTCAGACTGATATGGCGATACAAATGGGATACTATAAACGGAGGGAAATTCTATTAGCTAATAAACATATGCGCAGTCACTGGTCACCATACATGCATAGTGAATATTATAAACGGGAGGAAATAAATTTACCTGGGGTGTGTCTCCAAGCAACAGCACCTTGTGATGGGATAGGCTGACCAGAAGCAGGCAATAATGACTCGTCAAAAATAAGATTGGTCGGAAGGACTGAAGGAAGCGGGTGACCTTCCCTGTGCCGCTCCATCAGGTAGAGAGCAATGCAGAATTCCCTTAAAGACAGCATGCTGTCATTGTCTTGATCAGATAAATCCCATACCTGTTTCAGCACCTCTGACAAACGAAAAGCATACCACATTAATGTTTTGAAAGACCAACAGCTCGGAGATAGAAAGAAAATTCAGCATGAGTTTTCATGAGCAAGAAAGATGTTGTACCACAGGTCATAATAGACAGCACAACAATGTCTAAAAGGACCTGTAAGAAAATTGTAGCCTGATAAAAATAAGAAGTGCATAACCCCAATGGAACATAAAACGATTCGCTATACCTGAATTATTAAGAAGTAAATTTTAAGAAAAGCTACTAGATGTTCGAATAAAAATTATAGGCACTCTAAGCCTAAGAACCTATGATGCAAAGCCCATACCAAGCAAGAAAAAAGTCTGAACAGGGAAGAAGTGAGCTACCTAATCAAGTTCCACTATTCAATAGGCCGTGTACCCATCAGAAGTATTTCAAATAGCCAATTTCACAGGGATGATTAACTAGATAACGTATCTGGTTTAAGCTCTTCAAAATAAAGAACTAAAGTTTGTAAGAATTAAACCAACTTTTAGAAAAAAGGAGATAACTACGGAAAAAATTTAAGGGTAgatgatttatttattataagaATAATCTTCGTTTGAGATTTGTACAATATTTTAATTGGATTCTAAATAATCTTCATTTGACATTTGTACAGTATTTTCATTGGATTCTAAATAGTCTTCATTAAACATTAGTACGGTATTTTAATTGGATTCTAAATAATTGTCATTTCACATTTGTACAGTATTTTATTGGGATTCTAACAAATCCACAGAGCTCTTAAGTCTATCACTAACTAAATGAAAGTAAATAATAAGCATATCAAGCAAGACCTAACAAGACAACTTGTActtttaattaataaatgaaataCAATTACTTATTAAGCTAAGAGCTCCAAGGCTACCCAACAGTCTCCTACCTAAACCTCAACTTTTAGAGCTGTACCTAAGAGACTAAACATGAAGCTATAGAATGGTTGAATAACATACCGGCATGTATTTGGTTATGTATGGAGTGAAAGGAATGTTAGATGTGTTGAAGACAA comes from Capsicum annuum cultivar UCD-10X-F1 chromosome 2, UCD10Xv1.1, whole genome shotgun sequence and encodes:
- the LOC107859772 gene encoding epidermal growth factor receptor substrate 15-like 1, whose amino-acid sequence is MAGQNQTANMDQFEAYFRRADVDQDGRISGAEAVAFFQGSNLPKPVLAQIWTYVDQSRTGFLSRQEFFNYLKLVTVAQKRELTPEIVKAALFTPASAKIPAPQINLAAVSGPRPANKLGSAAPPVTGAAVPPVSRAAPTAAPSFGIGGQQGLPVQQSQYVRPPRPPIPSTSFPSQPGVSGQGMPGGTMAAFSPANSSGGLAGNGGSQAAVTSQAPNIGISSRSQDGFDQVSPQQNQQKTTYSAPPGSSNLNDATLHGNQTDAKDPKAAPISGNGFPSDSLFGDAFSVASVQPKQTSAPSISSAGSLPVSPATVPASAGLQHPVRASSVDLQVAPPQQRVNQHQQAQLTGRTNQPVLVPGAAANPNAAGNSRSSQSQLPWRRMSRSDYQKYSKVFMAVDTDRDGKITGQEARNLFLSWKLPREVLKQVWDLSDQDNDSMLSLREFCIALYLMERHREGHPLPSVLPTNLIFDESLLPASGQPIPSQGAVAWRHTPASQQTQVPRGPGQMAPGAPGKPPRPVPMPQPNEAVQPGQQKPKVPALEKHLVDQLSQEEQDALNSKFQEATDAEKKVMELEKEILEAKEKIQFYHAKMQEIILYKSRCDNRLNEITQRTSADKREVEILAKKYEEKYKQTGDVASKLTIEEATFRDIQEKKMELYKEIVKMDQDGKTDGIQDRASHIQVNLEELVKSLNERCKTYGLRAKPTTLLELPFGWQPGIQEVAADWDEEWDKFEDEGFTFVKELTLDVKNVIAPPKPKFSLVREKASSLAEHDSGKSSADADTDAKIDKLPKHVQARGVSDVESAHGREQTARSPTDSPSRSNAVESPTKESQESMYGKDVNFDGSPHGAQRKNTSFDGSPHAAQSEHWGTESVFSRDKGFGESGWGTFDTNFDSDAAWDVNSVAKDSDHDNLKESSLFEADDWGLTPIKTGSKQSINTLPKQMPSFDSVPSTPSYNAGLDSTFPKQSPFFDSVPSTPSYNAGLDNTLPKQSPFFDSVPSTPSYNTGFSYSDNTLPKQSPFFDSVPSTPSYNAGFTQTDTLFSRQSPFFDSVPSTPAHNSGGSPNADNMFQNKSPFAFGDSVPSTPMYSSTNSPRRLSEGFAENSNSFSRFDSFNTNDSGPFGSRDSFSRFDSFNMNDSGPFGTRDSLSRFDSMRSTRDSDYDHASFQQRDSFARFDSFRSTADSDYNFGLFPPRESLSRFDSMRSTRDTDQGHGFTSFDDADPFGSSGPFKTSAESQTPRRDSDSWKAF
- the LOC107861287 gene encoding amino acid transporter AVT3B-like, with the protein product MTMGFMTNEASSSSHALIIPGEDVPFLGQKQQLSSPLKTFANIFMSLVGAGVLGLPYTFKKTGWVMGSLLIISVATLAYYCMMLLVYSKRKLESQFEAVRISSFGDLGFAVCGPVGRIVVDAMIVLSQACFSVGYMIFIANTLVYLFNSSGAQTNPKILGFSPKSMYIWGCFPFQLGLNSIPTLTLLAPLSIFAEIVDLGALGVVMVEDVMIGIKNRPSLEMFGGFSVLFYGLGVAIYAFEAMGMVLPLESETRDKDEFGKILGLSMAFVTFVYSAFGALGYFAFGEETKDIITTNFGQGLVSSLVQIGLCIDLFLALPLMMNPVYEVMERRFCEGRYCLWLRWLVILTVPFVALTAPNFADFTSLVGSSVCVVLGFVLPALFHLIAFKDELGWYSLALDAAFIVMGTGFAVYGTSSSLIKIFSQVA